A window of the Cystobacter fuscus genome harbors these coding sequences:
- the tnpC gene encoding IS66 family transposase: MPRNARIRIAELEAQVAARDARIAELEAQVAARDARIAELEAQVKALTRRVAELEAQLRRNSTNSSKPPSSDPPGVRRPPREPTGRRAGGQPGHEFHERELLPPEQVNRVIEVPAPERCHSCNEKLEGGQREVHRHQMVEIPPLQPLVTEVRCHAVECAHCGTLNRALAPEAVGHVFGERLSAMVCLLVGKYRLSKRLVRDALSDLLGVRLSLGAIGNREKEMSAALSGPVAQAEQYVRDQDAAHLDETGWYEGKVQGHHRRAWLWLAATALVAVFRISSSHGGEVAKALLGEDFAGFLITDRWSAYNWYETALRQLCWSHLTRDFQGFIDRGGESARIGQALMEERNRMFKWWHQVRDGTMSREDFARRMSEVEQEVGRLLRQASVCAEDETAGTAAKILQLEEALWTFVQVEGLEPTNNFAERLLRPCVMYRKTSLGTQSPEGSRFVERILTAVTTLDLQQRNVLEFLTDLLYAHRRGLPLPSLLPFSTTAQTLPPA, translated from the coding sequence ATGCCCAGAAACGCCCGCATCCGCATCGCGGAGCTGGAAGCACAAGTGGCCGCGCGGGATGCCCGCATCGCGGAGCTGGAAGCACAGGTGGCCGCGCGGGATGCCCGCATCGCGGAGCTGGAAGCACAGGTGAAGGCGCTCACCCGCCGAGTGGCGGAGTTGGAGGCGCAGCTGAGGCGCAATTCCACCAATTCCTCCAAGCCGCCGTCGTCGGACCCACCAGGAGTGCGACGCCCCCCCAGAGAGCCCACGGGGCGCCGTGCGGGTGGCCAGCCCGGCCACGAGTTCCACGAGCGGGAGCTGCTGCCGCCGGAGCAGGTCAACCGGGTCATCGAGGTGCCCGCCCCGGAGCGATGCCACAGCTGTAATGAGAAGTTGGAGGGAGGGCAGCGCGAAGTGCACCGGCACCAGATGGTGGAGATACCACCGCTCCAGCCGCTGGTGACCGAGGTGCGGTGCCACGCGGTGGAGTGCGCGCACTGCGGCACGCTGAACCGGGCGCTCGCACCCGAGGCCGTCGGACATGTGTTTGGCGAGCGCTTGTCGGCGATGGTGTGCCTGCTGGTGGGAAAGTACAGACTCTCCAAGCGGCTGGTGCGCGATGCGCTCTCGGACCTGCTGGGAGTGCGCTTGTCACTGGGCGCCATCGGCAACCGCGAGAAAGAGATGAGCGCAGCCTTGTCGGGGCCTGTCGCCCAGGCGGAGCAGTACGTGCGTGACCAGGACGCGGCCCACCTCGATGAGACGGGCTGGTACGAGGGAAAGGTGCAAGGGCACCACCGACGTGCCTGGCTGTGGTTGGCGGCCACCGCACTGGTAGCCGTCTTCCGAATCTCCTCGAGCCATGGCGGCGAAGTGGCCAAGGCGTTGCTGGGGGAGGATTTCGCGGGCTTTCTCATCACGGACCGGTGGAGCGCGTACAACTGGTACGAGACTGCCCTGCGACAGCTGTGCTGGAGCCACCTCACCCGGGACTTCCAGGGCTTCATCGACAGGGGAGGAGAAAGCGCCCGAATAGGGCAGGCGCTGATGGAGGAGCGCAACCGGATGTTCAAGTGGTGGCACCAGGTGCGGGATGGGACGATGTCACGTGAAGACTTCGCGCGACGGATGAGCGAGGTGGAGCAGGAGGTGGGACGTCTGCTCCGACAGGCCTCGGTGTGCGCCGAGGACGAGACGGCCGGCACCGCGGCGAAGATTCTCCAGCTCGAGGAGGCCCTGTGGACATTCGTCCAGGTGGAAGGCCTCGAGCCGACCAACAACTTCGCCGAGAGACTGCTCCGCCCTTGCGTCATGTACAGGAAGACGAGCTTGGGGACGCAGTCGCCCGAAGGCAGTCGCTTCGTGGAGCGAATCTTGACAGCCGTGACGACACTCGACCTGCAACAACGCAACGTGCTGGAGTTCCTGACCGACCTCCTCTATGCACATCGACGCGGGCTGCCATTGCCTTCCCTCCTCCCCTTCTCGACTACCGCTCAGACTTTACCTCCGGCCTGA